In a genomic window of Streptococcus oralis subsp. tigurinus:
- a CDS encoding ABC transporter permease, which produces MERKKLNIWTASSFFIFLTYLVFLVYPIVTVLKQALIHEGQFSLANFVTFFSKAYYSETLVNSFKVSITATVTSLVVGTLLAYLFSMYDFKGKKFLQILIIIASMSAPFVGAYSWILLLGRNGVITKFLTNSLHLPAIDIYGFKGIVLVFTLQLFPLVFLYVAGTMKSIDNSLLEAAESMGSFGFKRIVTVVLPLLVPTLLAAALLVFMRAFSDFGTPMLIGEGYRTFPVLIYTQFISEVGGNSAFASALAIMAIIIALAIFLIQKYISNRYSFSMNSLHPIQPKKTTKGKMAAIYATVYGIILFSVLPQVYLIYTSFLKTSGMVFVKGYSLNSYKVAFNRMGSAIFNTIRIPLIALVLVVLFATFISYLAVRKRNLFTNLIDSLSMVPYIVPGTVLGIAFISSFNTGIFGSGFLMITGTAFILIMSLSVRRLPYTIRSSVASLQQISPFIEEAAESLGSSRLNTFTKITTPMMLSGIISGAILSWVTMISELSTSILLYNVKTRTMTVAIYTEVLRGNYGVAAALSTILTVLTVTSLLLFMKISKNNSITL; this is translated from the coding sequence ATGGAACGTAAAAAACTAAATATTTGGACAGCCTCCTCTTTCTTCATCTTTCTTACCTATCTTGTCTTTCTCGTTTATCCTATCGTTACTGTTCTCAAGCAGGCACTCATACATGAAGGACAATTCTCACTAGCTAATTTTGTTACTTTCTTTAGTAAAGCATATTACTCTGAGACACTTGTCAACAGTTTCAAGGTTTCCATTACCGCTACTGTCACTTCCTTAGTTGTAGGAACCTTATTAGCTTATCTCTTCTCTATGTATGACTTCAAGGGGAAGAAATTTCTACAAATATTGATTATCATTGCTTCCATGTCAGCTCCTTTCGTGGGAGCCTACTCCTGGATTCTCTTGCTGGGACGAAATGGGGTTATCACTAAATTTCTGACAAATTCCCTTCATCTTCCAGCTATCGATATTTATGGATTCAAAGGAATTGTACTTGTCTTTACACTGCAACTATTCCCACTGGTATTTCTATACGTTGCTGGGACAATGAAAAGTATTGACAATTCTCTACTTGAAGCCGCTGAAAGCATGGGGTCCTTCGGATTTAAACGTATCGTAACGGTTGTTTTACCTCTCCTAGTTCCAACCTTACTAGCTGCTGCCTTGCTTGTATTTATGAGAGCATTCTCAGACTTTGGAACGCCTATGTTGATTGGTGAAGGATATAGGACTTTCCCTGTCCTGATTTATACCCAATTTATTAGCGAGGTTGGAGGAAATTCTGCTTTTGCATCTGCTTTAGCAATTATGGCGATTATCATTGCCTTAGCAATTTTCCTTATCCAAAAATACATTTCAAATCGCTACAGTTTCAGCATGAATTCGCTCCATCCAATCCAACCTAAAAAAACTACAAAAGGAAAAATGGCTGCTATTTATGCAACAGTCTACGGAATTATCTTGTTCTCTGTTCTACCTCAAGTCTACTTGATTTATACTTCTTTCCTAAAAACATCAGGTATGGTATTTGTCAAAGGCTATTCTCTAAACAGTTACAAGGTAGCTTTCAATCGCATGGGGTCTGCTATTTTCAATACCATTCGTATCCCTTTGATTGCCTTAGTTCTAGTTGTCCTATTTGCAACATTTATCTCCTACCTAGCCGTTAGAAAACGAAATTTGTTTACAAACTTAATTGACAGCCTCAGTATGGTACCTTATATCGTACCAGGAACTGTTCTCGGTATTGCATTTATCTCTTCTTTCAATACAGGAATCTTCGGAAGTGGCTTCCTTATGATTACAGGAACAGCCTTTATCCTAATCATGTCCTTATCTGTTAGAAGACTCCCATATACTATTCGATCTTCAGTAGCTAGCTTGCAACAGATTTCTCCGTTCATTGAAGAAGCTGCAGAAAGTTTAGGAAGTAGTCGTCTTAATACCTTTACTAAAATCACCACCCCAATGATGCTTTCAGGTATCATCTCAGGTGCAATCTTATCATGGGTAACAATGATTTCAGAACTTTCTACTTCAATTCTCTTATACAATGTTAAGACTAGAACAATGACTGTAGCTATCTACACTGAAGTACTTCGTGGAAATTATGGTGTGGCAGCTGCTTTGTCAACTATCCTCACTGTCTTGACAGTTACTTCATTATTACTATTTATGAAAATTTCTAAAAACAATAGCATTACCCTCTAG
- a CDS encoding ABC transporter ATP-binding protein, whose amino-acid sequence MSEIKIINAKKIYHDVPVIENLNVTIPKGSLFTLLGPSGCGKTTLLRMIAGFNSIEGGEFYFDDTKINNMEPSKRNIGMVFQNYAIFPHLTVRDNVAFGLKQKKVPKEELIQQTNKYLELMQIAQYADRKPDKLSGGQQQRVALARALAVNPSVLLMDEPLSNLDAKLRLDMRQAIREIQHEVGITTVYVTHDQEEAMAISDQIAVMKDGVIQQIGRPKELYHKPANEFVATFIGRTNIIPARLEKQADGAYIVFEDGYSLRMPTLDQVDEQNIRVSIRPEEFIRDENGPINGTITDSVYLGLNTEYFIETGFAPKLQVSEESTFEEDLEKGDCVRLRINTQKLNVFSEDGSRNLIKGVSHGT is encoded by the coding sequence ATGAGTGAGATCAAAATTATTAACGCAAAAAAAATCTACCACGACGTCCCTGTTATTGAAAACTTGAATGTTACTATTCCCAAAGGAAGTCTCTTTACTCTCTTGGGACCTTCAGGTTGTGGGAAAACGACTCTTCTTCGTATGATTGCGGGTTTTAACAGTATCGAAGGTGGAGAATTTTACTTCGATGATACAAAAATCAATAATATGGAACCCAGCAAACGCAATATTGGAATGGTTTTCCAAAACTACGCTATTTTTCCACATTTGACTGTTCGAGATAATGTTGCTTTTGGTCTCAAGCAAAAGAAAGTTCCCAAAGAAGAATTGATCCAACAGACCAATAAGTATCTTGAACTCATGCAAATTGCTCAATATGCGGATCGAAAGCCAGATAAACTCAGTGGTGGACAACAACAACGTGTCGCCTTGGCACGCGCCTTAGCTGTTAATCCAAGTGTTCTCCTCATGGACGAGCCACTTAGTAATCTGGATGCCAAACTGCGCTTGGATATGCGTCAAGCCATTCGAGAAATTCAACACGAAGTGGGAATTACAACTGTTTATGTGACCCACGACCAAGAAGAAGCTATGGCTATTTCAGACCAAATTGCTGTTATGAAAGATGGGGTTATCCAACAAATCGGCCGACCAAAAGAACTCTATCATAAACCAGCTAATGAATTTGTTGCAACATTTATTGGTAGAACAAATATAATCCCTGCTCGTCTAGAAAAACAAGCTGACGGAGCTTACATAGTCTTTGAAGACGGCTATTCTCTTCGTATGCCAACTCTTGATCAAGTTGACGAGCAAAACATCCGTGTTAGCATTCGTCCTGAAGAATTTATCCGTGATGAAAATGGTCCAATCAATGGAACAATCACCGACAGTGTTTACCTTGGTCTTAACACTGAATACTTCATTGAAACTGGATTTGCTCCAAAACTTCAAGTAAGTGAAGAATCAACATTCGAAGAAGATTTAGAAAAAGGAGATTGTGTTCGTTTGAGAATCAATACTCAAAAACTCAATGTCTTCTCTGAAGACGGTTCGCGCAATCTCATAAAAGGAGTCAGCCATGGAACGTAA
- a CDS encoding ABC transporter substrate-binding protein: protein MKKKWMYYAACGLALFGLAACSSNESADDSSSDKGDGGSLVVYSPNSEGLIGATIPAFEEKYGIKVELIQAGTGELFKKLESEKEAPVADVIFGGSYTQYATHGELFENYTSKENDNVIKEYQNTTGYSTPYTLDGSVLIINPDLTKGMNIEGYSDLLKPELKGKIATADPANSSSAFAQLTNMLQAQGGYKDDKAWSYVKDLFTLIDGKIGSSSSGVYKAVADGEMAVGLSYEDPAVKLLNDGANIKVVYPKEGTVFLPASAAIVKKAKNMENAKKFIDFIISQEVQDTLGTTTTNRPVRKNAKTSENMKPIDKIKTLTEDYDYVIKNKSDIVKKYNEVFTDIQSKQ from the coding sequence ATGAAAAAGAAATGGATGTATTATGCTGCTTGCGGACTAGCTCTTTTTGGTCTTGCTGCTTGTTCTTCTAATGAATCTGCCGATGACAGTTCATCTGATAAAGGAGACGGCGGTTCGCTAGTCGTTTATTCACCAAACTCAGAGGGCTTAATTGGAGCAACTATTCCTGCCTTTGAAGAAAAATATGGTATCAAAGTAGAACTGATTCAAGCTGGTACTGGAGAACTTTTCAAAAAACTAGAGTCAGAAAAAGAAGCTCCTGTCGCCGATGTCATCTTTGGTGGTTCTTATACACAATATGCTACCCACGGAGAACTCTTTGAAAACTATACTTCAAAAGAAAATGATAATGTTATCAAAGAATATCAAAACACAACTGGCTACTCTACTCCTTATACGCTAGATGGTAGTGTTTTAATCATCAACCCTGATTTAACTAAAGGCATGAACATTGAAGGATATAGTGACCTCCTCAAACCTGAACTAAAAGGAAAAATCGCAACTGCTGACCCAGCAAACTCTTCTAGCGCCTTTGCTCAATTAACAAATATGCTCCAAGCTCAAGGTGGCTACAAAGATGATAAAGCTTGGTCTTATGTAAAAGATCTCTTCACACTTATTGACGGTAAAATCGGTTCAAGCTCATCTGGTGTCTATAAAGCAGTAGCTGATGGAGAAATGGCTGTTGGTCTCTCTTATGAAGATCCAGCGGTTAAACTCTTAAATGATGGAGCTAACATCAAGGTAGTCTATCCAAAAGAAGGAACTGTTTTCTTACCAGCGAGTGCTGCTATCGTTAAAAAAGCTAAAAACATGGAAAATGCTAAGAAATTTATCGATTTTATTATCTCTCAAGAAGTACAAGATACCCTTGGTACAACCACTACTAACCGTCCTGTTCGTAAAAATGCTAAAACAAGCGAAAATATGAAACCAATTGACAAAATCAAAACACTCACTGAAGATTATGATTATGTTATCAAGAATAAATCAGATATCGTTAAGAAATACAACGAAGTCTTTACAGATATCCAATCTAAACAGTAA
- a CDS encoding ABC transporter substrate-binding protein, translating to MKKLLFFLSCGWIFLTLSGCSSAIGAETSTETDSNNTLVVYSPNPEDLIEETIPAFEEKYGIKVDLVQASTGELFKKAEAEKEAPVADVIFGGSYALFSSNEKLFEPYISQENDQIIPEYQNKTGFYTPYTLDVSVLIVNSALTKDIKIEGYNDLLNPKLKGKIATADPSNSSSAFAQLTNMLVDQGGYENEQAWTYVKNLFSLVDGKIASSSSNVYKSVADGEMAVGLTYEDPALKLLNDGVDVKVIYPKEGTVFLPGNAAIIKNAKHMENAKKFIDFLLSQDIQDKLGTETTIRPIRKNAKTNKNMKSMTEINIATEDSDYVIQNKSAILKKYNDIFTDIQSKK from the coding sequence ATGAAAAAACTACTATTCTTTCTCTCTTGTGGTTGGATATTTCTTACTTTATCAGGATGTTCTTCAGCTATAGGAGCGGAAACTAGCACTGAAACAGATTCGAATAACACTTTGGTTGTATACTCGCCTAACCCTGAAGATCTTATCGAAGAAACAATCCCAGCCTTCGAAGAAAAATATGGCATCAAGGTTGACTTAGTCCAAGCTAGTACTGGTGAATTATTCAAGAAAGCAGAAGCTGAGAAAGAAGCTCCCGTAGCCGATGTCATTTTCGGAGGTTCCTACGCACTCTTCTCTTCTAACGAAAAACTCTTTGAGCCCTATATCTCCCAAGAAAACGACCAAATTATCCCTGAATATCAGAATAAAACAGGATTCTACACTCCATACACTCTTGATGTCAGTGTTCTAATTGTCAATTCAGCTTTAACTAAAGATATTAAAATTGAAGGCTATAATGATTTACTTAATCCTAAATTAAAAGGAAAAATTGCTACTGCTGATCCAAGTAATTCTTCTAGTGCCTTTGCTCAATTAACAAACATGCTTGTGGATCAAGGTGGCTATGAAAATGAGCAAGCTTGGACATATGTGAAAAATCTATTTAGCTTAGTAGACGGGAAAATTGCTTCTAGTTCTTCAAATGTCTACAAATCTGTCGCTGACGGAGAAATGGCTGTAGGACTTACCTATGAAGATCCTGCATTGAAACTCTTAAACGATGGCGTTGATGTAAAAGTCATTTATCCAAAAGAAGGAACCGTCTTTTTACCTGGTAACGCAGCTATTATCAAAAATGCCAAACACATGGAAAATGCTAAAAAATTTATCGATTTCCTTCTTTCTCAAGACATTCAGGATAAACTAGGAACTGAAACAACCATCAGACCCATTCGAAAAAATGCTAAAACCAATAAAAATATGAAATCAATGACAGAAATCAATATCGCTACTGAAGATTCAGATTATGTCATCCAAAATAAATCAGCTATTCTTAAAAAGTACAATGATATTTTTACAGATATCCAATCTAAAAAATAA